A region from the Dinoroseobacter shibae DFL 12 = DSM 16493 genome encodes:
- a CDS encoding DUF3987 domain-containing protein, translating to MARHKSEVASAGRGEEKPAAPVCPSFLVTEPTVEGAFKAIASGCGFLGWFTDEAASFWGGHSMSKDQRAKTSGIVSKFWDGDYFFRPRAGQEGDGYVPPTATTINLMFQPTLIRDTYGDEFLIGQGILARMLPCWPVSNMGNRKYRRPNKEDEAAVSHFHDEVEAALITTLEDTTERLLTLSEDALAICVEFHDKIETELGRGGWAADISGFAGKAPEHACRLAAIMTLFEDRDAVTVSGEVMKAACDMVKYYLGQYKFLCIAATNETEIAQAQTLLDWLLKNLQPGDGFATDRVLQFGPVASRRLKALDRQLAVLMQYGWVQELPAGTKISGKKRRKAFRLSPKS from the coding sequence ATGGCGCGGCACAAGTCAGAGGTTGCAAGCGCCGGGCGCGGAGAAGAGAAACCCGCGGCTCCGGTCTGTCCAAGCTTTCTGGTGACAGAACCCACGGTCGAGGGTGCCTTCAAAGCAATCGCGTCCGGATGCGGTTTCCTGGGCTGGTTCACCGACGAAGCGGCCAGCTTCTGGGGAGGCCATTCCATGTCAAAAGACCAACGTGCGAAGACCAGCGGCATCGTGTCGAAATTCTGGGACGGCGATTACTTCTTCCGTCCGCGTGCCGGTCAGGAGGGCGACGGCTATGTCCCTCCCACTGCAACCACGATCAACCTCATGTTCCAGCCGACGCTGATCCGTGACACCTACGGCGACGAATTTCTGATCGGTCAGGGCATTCTGGCGAGGATGCTGCCGTGCTGGCCCGTCAGCAACATGGGCAACCGAAAATATCGGCGGCCGAACAAAGAAGACGAAGCCGCTGTGAGTCACTTTCATGACGAGGTGGAGGCCGCGCTGATAACCACGCTGGAGGATACCACCGAACGGCTTCTCACTCTTTCGGAGGACGCCCTGGCCATCTGTGTCGAGTTTCACGACAAGATCGAGACTGAACTCGGCCGAGGCGGCTGGGCTGCGGACATCTCCGGGTTCGCCGGGAAGGCACCGGAACATGCCTGTCGCCTCGCGGCGATAATGACGCTCTTCGAGGACCGGGACGCCGTGACAGTATCCGGCGAGGTGATGAAAGCCGCCTGCGATATGGTCAAATACTACCTTGGCCAATACAAGTTCCTGTGCATCGCGGCCACGAACGAAACCGAGATCGCCCAGGCCCAGACCCTACTCGACTGGCTACTGAAGAACCTGCAGCCCGGCGACGGGTTCGCGACCGACCGGGTTCTGCAGTTCGGGCCGGTCGCCTCCCGGCGGTTGAAGGCCCTCGATCGGCAGCTGGCCGTCCTGATGCAATATGGATGGGTCCAGGAGCTTCCCGCAGGCACGAAGATCAGCGGCAAGAAGCGGCGCAAGGCCTTCCGGCTCAGCCCCAAGTCATGA
- a CDS encoding pyocin activator PrtN family protein, with the protein MRRRVGSQVSDIRLPYFTTDGKQKSVKLVRIETVAKILDQRATDAEKEFQKLWS; encoded by the coding sequence ATCCGGAGGAGAGTCGGGTCTCAGGTCAGCGATATTCGCCTTCCCTATTTTACCACTGACGGAAAGCAGAAATCAGTCAAGCTCGTCCGCATCGAAACCGTTGCAAAGATCTTGGACCAACGGGCGACGGACGCAGAGAAAGAGTTTCAGAAACTCTGGAGCTGA
- a CDS encoding integrase core domain-containing protein, producing the protein MRAWQHDYNHHRPHSGLGNIPPVEFVAKKGLEMRAA; encoded by the coding sequence ATCCGGGCATGGCAGCACGACTACAACCACCATCGCCCTCACTCAGGACTGGGGAACATTCCGCCCGTCGAGTTCGTGGCAAAGAAGGGGCTGGAAATGCGCGCCGCGTAG
- a CDS encoding IS3-like element ISDsh2 family transposase (programmed frameshift), translating into MKRSRFSEEQIIGILKEHQAGLGAKELCRKYGISDATFYKWRSKYGGMEVSDARRLKTLESENAKLKKMLAEQMMDVATLKEMLGKKLLRPGSRRNAVDWAMKTKGYNQRRACALAGIDPRVYRRRSKRLADTELRVRMKELASERRRFGYRRLHMLLKREGWEVNWKKLYRLYRDEGLTVRKRGGRKRAVGTRTPMAIPQGPNQRWSLDFMSDALEDGRRFRVLNVIDDFSRECLAAVVDTSISGARVARELDRIAELRGYPCLVVSDNGTELTSNAMLKWQEDRKVDWHYIAPGKPMQNGLVESFNGRMREECLNEHLFPSLRHACRMIAAWRDDYNHHRPHSSLDGLTPREYHQRSREDQTLNRANL; encoded by the exons ATGAAGAGAAGCCGTTTCAGTGAAGAACAGATCATTGGCATTCTTAAGGAGCACCAGGCTGGGTTGGGCGCGAAGGAGTTGTGTCGCAAGTACGGGATCAGTGACGCGACCTTCTACAAGTGGCGATCCAAGTATGGTGGCATGGAAGTGTCAGATGCGCGACGTTTGAAGACGCTGGAATCTGAGAACGCCAAACTGAAGAAGATGCTGGCTGAGCAGATGATGGATGTTGCGACGCTTAAGGAAATGCTTGGAA AAAAACTTCTGAGGCCCGGTTCAAGGAGGAATGCCGTGGACTGGGCCATGAAGACAAAAGGCTACAATCAGCGCCGGGCGTGCGCGCTGGCGGGGATCGATCCGCGTGTGTATCGGCGTCGGTCGAAGCGCCTTGCCGACACGGAACTGCGGGTGAGGATGAAAGAACTGGCGTCCGAGCGGCGTCGGTTCGGTTATCGCCGCCTGCACATGCTGCTGAAGCGTGAGGGCTGGGAGGTAAACTGGAAGAAACTGTACCGGCTCTACCGCGACGAAGGGTTAACCGTTCGTAAACGGGGCGGACGCAAGCGCGCAGTGGGCACCAGGACGCCCATGGCGATCCCGCAGGGGCCAAACCAGAGGTGGTCCCTCGACTTCATGTCGGATGCGCTGGAAGACGGGCGTCGGTTCAGGGTGCTAAACGTGATTGATGACTTTAGCCGGGAATGTCTGGCCGCTGTGGTCGATACATCCATCAGCGGCGCACGTGTCGCCCGCGAGTTGGATCGGATCGCCGAGCTGCGTGGGTACCCCTGCCTTGTGGTCAGCGACAATGGAACCGAACTGACAAGCAACGCGATGCTGAAATGGCAGGAAGACCGTAAAGTCGACTGGCACTACATCGCGCCCGGAAAGCCCATGCAGAATGGCCTCGTCGAAAGCTTCAACGGGAGGATGCGAGAGGAATGCCTGAACGAACACCTGTTCCCGTCACTGCGCCATGCCTGCCGCATGATTGCGGCATGGCGCGACGACTACAACCACCACCGCCCGCACTCGAGTCTCGACGGGCTCACCCCGCGGGAGTATCACCAACGGTCAAGAGAGGACCAAACCCTGAACAGAGCTAACCTATAA
- a CDS encoding tyrosine-type recombinase/integrase produces MDRILGAAADNKRQKIPLAKIIVFAIFSCRRLGEICRLRWEDLRIEQKKILVRDMKHPRKKKGNNVWCNLTDEVLAIILSMPREGEFIFPFKASSVGTAWRRHRDRLNIQDLRFHDLRHEGITRLFEMGMPAAIVAKHSGHKNGGCLYRYEHVEEEGDKFAGWPWSQWAAEEGVSKVV; encoded by the coding sequence TTGGACAGAATTCTCGGGGCTGCGGCAGATAACAAGCGACAGAAAATTCCTCTTGCAAAGATAATCGTCTTCGCGATTTTCAGTTGCCGGCGTCTCGGAGAAATATGCCGCCTCCGGTGGGAAGACCTCCGTATCGAGCAGAAGAAGATCCTTGTTCGTGACATGAAGCACCCGAGGAAGAAAAAAGGCAATAATGTATGGTGCAATTTGACCGACGAAGTGCTTGCCATTATCCTGTCAATGCCCCGGGAAGGAGAGTTCATCTTCCCGTTCAAAGCGTCGTCCGTTGGAACCGCTTGGCGTCGCCATCGCGACCGGCTCAATATCCAAGATCTCCGGTTCCACGACCTTCGACATGAAGGCATCACTAGGCTCTTCGAAATGGGAATGCCTGCAGCCATCGTTGCCAAGCATTCAGGACACAAAAACGGCGGATGCCTCTATCGCTACGAGCACGTCGAAGAAGAAGGCGACAAGTTCGCTGGATGGCCTTGGAGTCAGTGGGCAGCTGAGGAGGGTGTAAGCAAAGTTGTCTGA
- the dusA gene encoding tRNA dihydrouridine(20/20a) synthase DusA → MISEEKSNSCGSSRLSVAPMMDWTDRHCRMFHRQFTQHALLYTEMVTAPAVVRGDAGRLLEHAEAEHPLALQLGGSDPVELAEAVRIACGHGFDEINLNVGCPSDRVQSGCFGAVLMEQPALVARCVAAMIAASDGPEITVKCRIGVDDQQPEEMLPGFLRTVSEAGVRRFTIHARKAWLQGLSPKENRDIPPLDYPLVVRMKQAFPGLHLSINGGITDLDQAAAHLASGLDGVMIGRAAYHEPARVLGDADRRFFGGAETVSAETAVEAMRPYIADHLARGGKLAQITRHMLGAFAGRPGARGWRRVLSEEGHRPEAGLGTLDRALAHIAGPHRLAG, encoded by the coding sequence ATGATTAGTGAAGAAAAATCAAATTCTTGCGGCTCTTCTCGGCTTTCCGTGGCGCCCATGATGGATTGGACCGACCGCCATTGCCGGATGTTCCATCGGCAGTTCACGCAGCATGCGTTGCTTTATACCGAGATGGTGACGGCTCCGGCAGTTGTGCGGGGGGATGCGGGACGGCTGCTGGAGCATGCCGAAGCCGAGCATCCCTTGGCGCTGCAACTCGGGGGGTCGGACCCGGTGGAGTTGGCGGAGGCTGTGCGGATCGCTTGCGGCCATGGCTTCGACGAAATCAACCTGAATGTCGGTTGCCCCTCGGACCGGGTGCAGTCGGGATGTTTCGGTGCGGTTCTGATGGAGCAGCCGGCGCTTGTGGCGCGCTGCGTGGCGGCGATGATCGCGGCTTCGGACGGTCCCGAGATCACCGTGAAGTGCCGGATCGGTGTCGATGACCAGCAACCGGAGGAGATGCTGCCGGGGTTCCTGCGCACGGTGTCGGAGGCCGGGGTGCGCCGGTTCACCATCCACGCGCGCAAGGCGTGGTTGCAGGGGCTCAGCCCGAAGGAGAACCGGGATATTCCGCCGCTGGACTATCCGCTGGTGGTGCGGATGAAACAGGCCTTCCCGGGGCTGCACCTGTCGATCAATGGCGGGATCACCGATCTGGATCAGGCGGCGGCGCATCTGGCATCGGGACTCGACGGGGTAATGATCGGGCGCGCGGCCTATCACGAGCCTGCCCGGGTGCTGGGCGATGCGGACCGGCGTTTCTTCGGTGGGGCGGAAACGGTAAGTGCCGAGACGGCGGTGGAGGCGATGCGCCCCTACATCGCCGACCATCTGGCGCGCGGCGGCAAGCTGGCGCAGATCACGCGCCATATGCTCGGTGCCTTTGCCGGACGGCCCGGGGCGCGGGGCTGGCGGCGAGTGCTGTCCGAAGAAGGGCATCGCCCTGAGGCCGGGCTCGGCACGCTGGACCGGGCGCTGGCCCATATCGCGGGCCCACACCGGCTGGCCGGGTAG